In Candidatus Polarisedimenticolia bacterium, one genomic interval encodes:
- a CDS encoding STAS domain-containing protein, giving the protein MLEGRILAEGAHLLERECFELLSSRDEVSVDLTQVSFVDKAGVKVLLGLNLAGVEIRCRPGAVASVLEGEGIHLTLDQEFEGGQPP; this is encoded by the coding sequence TTGCTCGAAGGCCGCATTCTGGCGGAGGGAGCCCACCTGCTGGAGCGCGAATGCTTCGAGCTGCTGAGCAGCCGCGACGAAGTCAGCGTCGATCTGACCCAGGTGAGCTTCGTGGATAAAGCCGGCGTGAAGGTCCTGCTGGGCCTCAATCTGGCGGGAGTCGAGATCCGCTGCCGCCCGGGGGCCGTTGCAAGCGTCCTCGAAGGCGAAGGGATCCACCTGACCCTGGATCAGGAAT